Proteins from a genomic interval of Methanofollis formosanus:
- a CDS encoding ribonuclease III domain-containing protein, producing MAFKPFQPSLSSRHGRSVFGRVPLRQAQVGENIFILFYGRRNKPDPALLFSMHRTLHWHAVGVEQNLQIVRDGLLEQQNALSPDIHHLRRKREHWINSLDRMIDRVIAVRAEVQPEIEVDLGYAIKNHEMFVIAFFQPSTRNVFSEIAVHFKNGGCRLSEKKLTEMAALPDAAETLAWIGDAALKIGVLRELWTPEVVDVGRLSERRKAYESNANMARLADRWRLYEHRIHFDPPVQKKKKEVEHIKGTLVEAVLGIVFLQCGLAGVADAAGFLRP from the coding sequence ATGGCCTTCAAGCCGTTTCAGCCATCCCTCTCATCTCGTCACGGCAGGTCAGTCTTCGGGCGCGTCCCCCTGAGGCAGGCACAGGTGGGAGAAAATATATTTATACTTTTTTACGGCCGAAGGAATAAACCCGATCCCGCTCTCTTATTCTCGATGCACCGGACACTCCACTGGCATGCGGTAGGAGTCGAGCAGAACTTGCAGATCGTACGAGATGGACTTCTCGAACAGCAAAACGCCCTCTCACCTGATATTCATCACCTCAGGAGGAAGAGGGAACACTGGATCAATTCTCTTGACCGGATGATTGACCGGGTGATAGCGGTCAGGGCAGAGGTACAGCCTGAAATCGAAGTGGATCTCGGATATGCGATCAAGAATCATGAAATGTTTGTCATTGCTTTTTTTCAGCCAAGTACGAGAAATGTCTTCTCAGAGATTGCAGTTCATTTTAAAAATGGAGGATGCAGGCTCTCGGAGAAGAAATTAACTGAAATGGCAGCGCTCCCTGATGCAGCCGAAACACTTGCCTGGATCGGGGACGCCGCGTTGAAAATCGGGGTTCTCCGTGAACTCTGGACTCCTGAGGTTGTCGATGTCGGCAGGTTATCTGAGCGGCGAAAGGCGTATGAGAGCAACGCGAACATGGCCAGACTTGCGGACCGGTGGAGACTGTACGAACACCGGATCCACTTCGACCCCCCGGTCCAGAAGAAGAAAAAAGAGGTTGAACATATTAAAGGGACGCTCGTAGAAGCGGTGCTCGGGATTGTCTTTCTTCAGTGTGGTCTTGCGGGTGTTGCCGATGCGGCCGGGTTTTTAAGGCCCTGA
- a CDS encoding spore germination protein GerW family protein, whose product MVRVTAEELRNFITAKAVIGEPLDLGDKVVFSIARFGFAFGAGAGHGKESEKGGEGRGEGGGAGGGVDPIALLVVHKDVKGPGGVQLFPVTRKGMVAEVIETIGETIPPVIEQVASVIGERKKKAEEPEEE is encoded by the coding sequence ATGGTCAGAGTCACCGCCGAAGAGCTCAGGAACTTCATCACGGCGAAGGCGGTCATCGGGGAACCCCTCGACCTTGGAGATAAGGTCGTCTTTTCAATCGCACGATTTGGATTTGCTTTTGGCGCCGGAGCAGGCCACGGAAAAGAATCCGAGAAAGGCGGAGAAGGAAGGGGAGAAGGAGGCGGAGCAGGAGGAGGAGTCGATCCCATCGCTCTGCTCGTTGTTCATAAGGACGTAAAGGGTCCGGGAGGTGTCCAGCTCTTCCCGGTGACCCGGAAGGGAATGGTTGCAGAGGTGATCGAGACGATCGGGGAGACTATCCCACCGGTGATCGAACAGGTAGCCTCTGTCATCGGAGAGAGAAAGAAGAAAGCAGAGGAACCTGAAGAGGAGTAG
- a CDS encoding DUF2953 domain-containing protein translates to MYLILLMPLHIRGAGSFEGGTWAITLGARWTAAGIRVDGGERWTMTFLLSRTPVAEICLPSGEKIPEIEEEEAEEKRRVPDLEQIRAAGPILRYLFGYFRQIIAHTGLEKISLRFRAGFGDPVTTGEVFGVVQALNGVLWPTPVHLRMEPLFAAGEPAGEGEVALRIRRPVVLLVSAARLIMQPEMRTVIQKATRRRE, encoded by the coding sequence ATGTATTTGATCCTCCTCATGCCGTTGCATATCAGAGGAGCGGGGTCGTTCGAGGGTGGCACATGGGCGATCACCCTCGGCGCAAGGTGGACAGCCGCGGGGATCAGAGTGGACGGGGGGGAGCGATGGACGATGACCTTCCTCCTCAGCCGTACGCCGGTGGCAGAGATCTGCCTGCCGTCGGGTGAAAAAATTCCTGAGATAGAGGAAGAAGAAGCCGAGGAAAAAAGAAGGGTGCCCGACCTGGAGCAGATCAGAGCGGCCGGCCCGATCCTCCGCTATCTGTTCGGATATTTCAGGCAGATCATCGCCCATACCGGTCTGGAAAAGATCTCTCTCAGGTTTCGCGCCGGATTCGGGGACCCGGTTACAACCGGCGAGGTCTTCGGCGTGGTGCAGGCATTGAACGGTGTTCTGTGGCCGACACCGGTACACCTCAGAATGGAACCTCTCTTCGCCGCGGGTGAACCTGCCGGAGAGGGGGAGGTCGCCCTCAGGATCAGACGACCGGTCGTCCTCCTCGTCTCCGCGGCACGCCTGATCATGCAGCCTGAAATGCGCACCGTCATCCAGAAGGCGACACGGAGAAGAGAATGA
- a CDS encoding formylmethanofuran dehydrogenase subunit E family protein: MDIDPSCKFMNLDRPFTVENLAAFHGHLGPYIVIGYRIGRYAREHFCTNPFELKARVFCAGTPPESCLADGVQIGSGCTLGKQNIEIVESEQIAIEFENGDRTIRLTPLSFELPDHHDEDGERAIEIAAEAMYHLDSHDLFTVEER; the protein is encoded by the coding sequence ATGGATATCGACCCATCATGCAAGTTCATGAACCTCGACCGCCCCTTCACCGTCGAGAACCTCGCCGCGTTCCACGGCCATCTCGGCCCGTACATCGTCATCGGATATCGTATCGGCCGGTACGCACGAGAACATTTCTGCACCAACCCCTTCGAACTCAAAGCACGCGTCTTCTGTGCCGGCACGCCACCCGAATCCTGCCTCGCCGACGGCGTCCAGATCGGTAGCGGGTGCACCCTCGGAAAACAGAACATCGAGATCGTCGAGAGCGAACAGATCGCCATCGAGTTCGAGAACGGAGACAGAACGATCCGACTCACGCCGCTATCCTTCGAACTGCCAGACCACCACGACGAAGACGGAGAGCGGGCGATCGAGATCGCCGCCGAAGCGATGTACCACCTCGACAGCCACGACCTCTTCACCGTCGAAGAGCGTTGA
- a CDS encoding metal ABC transporter ATP-binding protein has product MAGGSINLARVYTAYEGSDLPVLRDVSTSVEPGEFVVVGGPNGAGKTTLLESINGMLPITHGTATVCGLDVLSHGYAVRRRVGYVIQNFAFDPLAPFTVGHVVMMGRYGLLGYGRQPGEEDRRAAEEALHLLGIEDLEERSIGKLSGGQQQKVLIAQNLAKKPDILLLDEPFSNLDLCTRDFISEILTGTADAGCTIVMVSHAFDALPAREIRVLVMNDGRLTFDTRCPGEEVEERVRTHSGDPHA; this is encoded by the coding sequence ATGGCCGGAGGCAGCATCAACCTCGCCAGGGTCTACACCGCATACGAGGGATCGGACCTCCCGGTACTCAGGGATGTCTCCACATCCGTCGAACCGGGCGAGTTCGTCGTCGTCGGAGGGCCGAACGGTGCCGGCAAGACGACCCTTCTCGAATCGATCAACGGGATGCTCCCGATCACTCACGGTACCGCCACCGTCTGTGGTCTCGACGTCCTCTCCCACGGCTATGCGGTACGTCGGCGAGTCGGCTACGTCATCCAGAACTTCGCCTTCGACCCCCTCGCCCCCTTCACCGTCGGCCACGTCGTGATGATGGGAAGATACGGGCTGCTCGGCTACGGCAGGCAACCCGGCGAAGAGGACCGCCGGGCGGCCGAAGAGGCGTTGCACCTCCTCGGGATCGAAGACCTCGAAGAGCGGTCGATCGGCAAACTCTCCGGCGGCCAGCAGCAGAAGGTGCTCATCGCCCAGAACCTCGCAAAAAAACCCGACATCCTCCTCCTCGACGAACCCTTCTCCAACCTCGACCTCTGCACCCGCGACTTCATCTCAGAGATCCTCACCGGCACCGCCGACGCCGGATGCACCATCGTCATGGTCTCCCACGCCTTCGACGCCCTTCCTGCACGAGAGATCAGGGTCCTCGTCATGAACGACGGCCGGCTCACTTTCGACACCCGCTGTCCGGGCGAGGAGGTCGAGGAGAGAGTCCGCACCCACTCGGGTGATCCCCATGCTTGA
- a CDS encoding metal ABC transporter permease: MLEFLIQNNIVCHAVEAMLFASIACSVLGVIITQLNISSIGFTMTHAAFAGAAAGIFFGLEGTAAAILASLTIATILGPLSEKARMSTDTILGVLFGMMMAVAVFFISYMQYLGSGLNASALLFGNVTSLYREEIYALALISLVAVLFVAVFFKEITAIIFDRKIAEAAGIRVRPIYYALLFMIAISVSLSLNIIGGLLLYVWLVTPAAIAYQFCTTVRGLFLSAPLIAGSVSVVGAWTGLQYSLPVGPLTAVVFSALFLVAVLLSPKRRVPRGTGGPSSDKSNIHPHKLTKFINLFTHDLVNDRK; this comes from the coding sequence ATGCTTGAGTTTCTCATCCAGAACAACATCGTTTGCCACGCCGTCGAGGCGATGCTCTTCGCCTCGATCGCCTGTAGCGTCCTCGGCGTGATCATCACCCAGTTGAACATCTCCTCCATCGGCTTCACCATGACGCACGCCGCCTTCGCCGGTGCGGCCGCCGGGATCTTCTTCGGCCTCGAAGGAACGGCCGCCGCCATCCTTGCAAGCCTCACCATCGCCACCATCCTCGGCCCCCTCTCGGAAAAGGCGAGGATGTCGACCGACACCATCCTGGGGGTCCTCTTCGGGATGATGATGGCCGTCGCGGTTTTCTTCATCTCGTACATGCAGTACCTCGGTTCAGGCCTTAATGCGAGCGCCCTCCTCTTCGGCAACGTCACCTCCCTGTACCGGGAGGAGATCTATGCCCTCGCCCTCATCTCCCTTGTCGCCGTCCTCTTTGTGGCGGTCTTCTTCAAGGAGATCACCGCGATCATCTTCGATCGCAAGATCGCCGAAGCGGCCGGGATCAGAGTGCGGCCCATCTACTATGCGCTCCTCTTCATGATCGCGATCTCGGTCTCCCTCTCCCTCAACATCATCGGCGGCCTCCTCCTCTATGTCTGGCTCGTCACCCCGGCCGCGATCGCCTACCAGTTCTGCACCACCGTACGCGGCCTCTTTCTCTCCGCCCCTCTTATCGCGGGGAGCGTGAGCGTCGTCGGGGCATGGACCGGCCTCCAGTACTCCCTCCCGGTCGGCCCCCTCACTGCCGTCGTCTTCAGCGCGCTCTTCCTGGTGGCCGTGCTGCTCTCTCCGAAACGACGGGTCCCCAGGGGGACCGGAGGACCCTCTTCAGACAAATCGAATATTCATCCACACAAATTAACAAAATTTATAAATTTATTCACACATGATCTGGTCAATGACAGGAAATAA
- a CDS encoding metal ABC transporter solute-binding protein, Zn/Mn family: MTGNNWTTFLVVALFVFCALLTPSAAALDVVATTSVLADPFQAIGGEHVEAIAVADPAICPHMQGDIIDNRIQMQKDFIASADLFVAHDSSMDKPVVMPAIEKFIDANDYGTVDWTVVETEYWNTPENAKVLAAEVRSILAEVDPENATAYEANYESYCEAIDATDLTEEEAARINGQDVIVMAWQKNPVENWLGLNVVAVFGPEFYMEGKFTPAKVVDDINADPEKYQNVKYVIENMQSGEMAKGIEEALHDQGIRAERVIFTNFPMSITDVKSIPDVLVHNKEAITPPDRPMTIVATTSVISDPFQAIGGEHVEAIAVADPTICPHMQGDIIDSRIQMQKDLIASADLFVAHDSSMDKPVVMPAIEKFMDANDYGTVGWTVMEVQDWNTPEKAILFAKNVRDILSNAQPWHADEFEENFQTYCDAIDEADIAASERERIEGQDVVVMAWQKDPTENWLGLNVVAVFGPEFYMQGKFTPAKIVDDINANPEKYLNVKYVIENMQSGEMAKGIEEALNDQGVQAERVIFTNFPMSIAGVESIPDVLAHNKEAVMAPARKYSESDDDWEAPAAQLGAGEENEFCFEGCAVSRIALIPEGAIGSLILTAKEVASLPGEIEPPENTTYRYLAITPSSESVQENCEAWIEFSVGESWLTEKGIEPLDIVMIHYHDGAWQILDTEYLGTTNGVAIYRARCTGFSYFAITVLPGGATFAETTASHQTIETNESTESNSIVTTTKPQAQAAVPTETTASSTAAPPQTTPQQSPIGPVFFFALAAVVFGLMRRI; this comes from the coding sequence ATGACAGGAAATAATTGGACCACATTCCTGGTGGTCGCCCTTTTTGTTTTTTGCGCCCTTCTGACACCTTCCGCAGCGGCACTGGACGTCGTCGCAACGACCAGCGTCCTCGCTGACCCCTTCCAGGCGATTGGCGGGGAGCATGTGGAGGCCATCGCAGTCGCCGACCCGGCTATCTGCCCCCATATGCAAGGGGACATCATCGACAACCGCATCCAGATGCAGAAAGATTTCATCGCATCGGCGGACCTCTTCGTCGCCCACGACTCCTCGATGGACAAACCGGTGGTGATGCCAGCGATCGAGAAGTTCATCGACGCCAACGACTACGGCACGGTCGACTGGACCGTGGTGGAGACCGAATACTGGAACACCCCCGAGAATGCGAAAGTTCTTGCCGCGGAGGTCAGGTCCATCCTCGCCGAGGTCGACCCGGAGAACGCAACCGCCTACGAGGCGAACTACGAGAGTTACTGTGAGGCGATCGACGCCACCGACCTTACCGAAGAGGAAGCGGCCCGGATCAACGGTCAGGATGTCATCGTGATGGCCTGGCAAAAGAACCCGGTCGAAAACTGGCTCGGCCTCAACGTCGTCGCCGTCTTCGGCCCCGAGTTCTACATGGAAGGAAAGTTCACCCCGGCAAAGGTCGTCGACGACATCAACGCGGATCCGGAGAAATACCAGAACGTGAAGTACGTCATCGAGAACATGCAGTCGGGCGAGATGGCAAAAGGGATCGAGGAAGCCCTCCACGACCAGGGGATCAGGGCCGAGCGCGTCATCTTCACCAACTTCCCGATGTCGATCACAGACGTCAAGTCCATTCCCGACGTCCTCGTCCACAACAAAGAGGCCATCACCCCGCCCGACCGGCCCATGACAATCGTCGCCACGACCAGCGTCATCTCCGATCCCTTCCAAGCGATCGGCGGGGAGCATGTGGAGGCCATCGCAGTCGCCGACCCCACCATCTGTCCCCACATGCAGGGCGACATCATCGACAGTCGCATCCAGATGCAGAAAGATCTCATCGCATCGGCAGATCTCTTCGTCGCCCACGACTCCTCGATGGACAAGCCGGTAGTCATGCCGGCGATCGAGAAGTTCATGGACGCCAACGACTACGGCACCGTCGGCTGGACGGTGATGGAAGTACAGGACTGGAACACGCCTGAAAAGGCGATACTCTTTGCAAAGAACGTGAGAGACATCCTCTCCAACGCACAGCCCTGGCATGCCGACGAGTTCGAGGAAAACTTCCAGACCTACTGCGATGCGATCGACGAGGCCGACATCGCCGCAAGCGAGCGGGAACGGATCGAAGGGCAGGACGTCGTCGTGATGGCCTGGCAGAAGGACCCGACGGAGAACTGGCTCGGCCTCAACGTCGTCGCCGTCTTCGGCCCCGAGTTCTATATGCAGGGGAAGTTCACCCCGGCGAAGATCGTCGACGACATCAACGCAAACCCGGAGAAATACCTGAACGTGAAATACGTCATCGAGAACATGCAGTCAGGCGAGATGGCAAAAGGGATCGAGGAGGCCCTCAACGACCAGGGGGTCCAGGCCGAGCGCGTCATCTTCACCAACTTCCCGATGTCAATCGCAGGCGTCGAGTCTATTCCCGACGTCCTTGCACACAACAAAGAAGCTGTGATGGCACCCGCACGGAAGTACTCCGAATCCGACGATGACTGGGAGGCTCCCGCCGCCCAGCTCGGCGCTGGCGAAGAGAACGAGTTCTGCTTCGAGGGGTGTGCCGTCAGCAGGATCGCCCTCATCCCTGAAGGAGCGATCGGATCGCTTATCCTCACGGCAAAAGAGGTGGCCTCTCTCCCAGGAGAGATCGAGCCACCGGAGAACACCACCTACCGCTACCTCGCCATCACCCCCAGTTCAGAGAGCGTACAGGAAAACTGCGAGGCCTGGATCGAGTTCTCGGTCGGCGAGTCCTGGCTCACGGAAAAGGGGATCGAACCCTTGGACATCGTGATGATACACTATCATGACGGCGCCTGGCAGATCCTGGACACCGAATACCTCGGCACCACCAACGGTGTGGCCATCTACCGCGCCCGGTGCACCGGGTTCTCGTACTTCGCGATCACCGTGCTGCCGGGCGGCGCAACGTTTGCGGAGACCACAGCCTCCCACCAGACGATAGAGACAAACGAGAGCACGGAATCCAACTCAATCGTTACCACCACAAAACCGCAGGCACAGGCGGCCGTCCCGACAGAGACCACGGCCTCGTCGACGGCGGCACCCCCCCAGACCACCCCGCAGCAGTCCCCGATCGGGCCTGTATTCTTCTTCGCCCTGGCGGCAGTGGTCTTCGGCCTGATGCGACGGATTTAA
- a CDS encoding class I SAM-dependent DNA methyltransferase: MKVANTDWNQVWADRVRANRAVPGFRTGKDLWEEKKVAAEYRVPTDRVAATLARLPLMPRLSVLDIGAGPGTLALPLAREVQSVTAVEPAAGMMSVLEEKARVRDCRNIRAVQKRWEAVDPACDLEGPYDLVVASFSLAMENLAASLEKMDAVASGSIHLFWFADLPGWERHYLEIWPPLHGAPYSPVPKADVVFNLLWQMEYHPNLVQMPLIQEEYFRDLEEAVAHYAPKFGVAGAGEEEVVREALGRWLVREGDGLVLRERSRAAHIWWEKEGD; this comes from the coding sequence ATGAAGGTTGCGAATACAGACTGGAACCAGGTCTGGGCGGACAGGGTGCGGGCGAATCGTGCGGTCCCTGGTTTCAGGACTGGCAAAGATCTCTGGGAGGAAAAGAAGGTGGCGGCAGAGTACAGGGTGCCGACCGACCGGGTAGCGGCGACGCTGGCCCGCCTCCCCCTGATGCCGCGACTATCGGTCCTCGATATCGGTGCCGGCCCCGGCACCCTCGCGCTCCCTCTCGCACGGGAGGTGCAGTCGGTCACCGCCGTGGAACCTGCTGCAGGGATGATGTCGGTCCTGGAAGAAAAGGCGAGGGTCAGGGACTGCAGGAATATACGGGCGGTGCAGAAGCGGTGGGAGGCGGTCGATCCCGCGTGCGATCTGGAGGGACCGTACGACCTTGTCGTCGCCTCGTTCTCTCTTGCGATGGAAAACCTGGCGGCGAGCCTCGAGAAGATGGACGCCGTCGCCTCGGGCTCGATACACCTCTTCTGGTTTGCCGATCTCCCGGGGTGGGAACGACACTATCTTGAGATCTGGCCTCCCCTCCATGGGGCGCCGTATAGCCCGGTTCCGAAGGCAGACGTGGTCTTCAACCTCCTCTGGCAGATGGAGTACCATCCGAACCTGGTCCAGATGCCACTCATCCAGGAAGAATATTTCAGGGATCTCGAGGAGGCGGTTGCCCATTATGCGCCGAAGTTCGGGGTGGCCGGTGCAGGAGAGGAAGAGGTGGTGCGCGAAGCACTGGGGCGGTGGCTTGTCAGAGAGGGGGACGGTCTGGTGCTGCGTGAGCGTTCGCGTGCGGCGCACATCTGGTGGGAAAAAGAGGGGGATTAA
- a CDS encoding COG1361 S-layer family protein, which translates to MRTLWICFAVFLLLLPAAAAAVDGEENAARVTVLGTQTDPTVLMPGDEATVSVTIKNTANQSVPISSARLYTDKNVAVLDSPYQTFGAIGPGNEATFTFRVKASLREGIFYPVFVLDFRDAGSLRYPVPVKVDGTEPRFSVISRPDSFVKDKKEIVRVSVSNPRPGPINGVSVVPSGQNLEVTPTSAFIGALEPDQAGEVAFNITPAEETDLIFTLRYRNGDNQRSIEVPLPIVFSEDKKRAEIVVSGVEVTTEGGHYRASGDVTNAGLEVAKAVVITTGAPAMPVDPNRVYPVASLDPDDLANFDVTFRVENATEIPLVIEYKDVDGNTYSSTAMIGVSSTLPAPGEGETTSFPTTAVVLVLVVAVIAGAVIFYSWKKAKENEK; encoded by the coding sequence ATGCGGACGCTGTGGATATGCTTCGCGGTCTTCCTGCTCCTCCTCCCGGCAGCTGCGGCAGCGGTCGACGGTGAGGAGAATGCAGCGAGGGTGACGGTCCTCGGGACCCAGACCGATCCGACCGTTCTGATGCCCGGCGACGAGGCGACGGTCTCGGTGACGATAAAGAACACCGCCAACCAGAGTGTTCCGATCAGCAGCGCCCGGTTGTATACCGACAAGAACGTGGCGGTCCTTGACAGCCCGTACCAGACGTTCGGGGCCATCGGGCCCGGGAACGAGGCCACTTTCACCTTCAGGGTGAAGGCCTCTCTGCGTGAAGGGATCTTTTACCCGGTCTTTGTCCTCGACTTCAGGGATGCAGGTTCGCTCAGGTATCCTGTCCCGGTGAAAGTGGACGGGACCGAGCCGCGTTTCTCCGTCATCTCCAGGCCCGATTCCTTTGTCAAGGACAAAAAGGAGATCGTGCGGGTTTCGGTGAGCAACCCGCGTCCCGGCCCCATCAACGGCGTCTCGGTCGTCCCATCAGGTCAGAACCTTGAGGTCACACCGACGAGCGCCTTCATCGGGGCTCTTGAACCCGATCAGGCCGGGGAGGTCGCTTTCAACATCACTCCCGCCGAAGAGACCGATCTGATCTTCACGCTCCGTTACCGGAACGGCGACAACCAGCGAAGCATCGAGGTTCCTCTCCCGATCGTCTTCTCTGAGGACAAGAAGCGTGCCGAGATCGTCGTTTCCGGTGTCGAAGTGACGACGGAGGGAGGGCACTACCGGGCGAGTGGCGATGTAACCAACGCCGGCCTCGAGGTGGCGAAGGCGGTGGTGATCACCACGGGTGCACCGGCAATGCCTGTGGACCCGAACCGCGTCTATCCGGTTGCGTCCCTCGATCCCGACGACCTTGCGAACTTCGACGTCACTTTCAGGGTGGAGAATGCCACCGAGATCCCCCTGGTCATCGAGTATAAGGATGTCGACGGGAACACTTACTCATCGACGGCCATGATCGGAGTCTCGAGCACGCTTCCTGCTCCAGGAGAAGGGGAAACAACGTCTTTCCCGACAACAGCGGTTGTGCTTGTTCTTGTCGTTGCGGTGATCGCCGGTGCGGTGATCTTTTATTCGTGGAAGAAGGCGAAGGAGAACGAGAAATAA
- a CDS encoding Yip1 family protein: MSHWIVDLLLNPDTFFREREGHEAGLKFPLLFVLLAGLAAAPGAYVVAGMTGPLLPPEAQSYLGIVMAIAVVAAFFSTIIFYIVFVIVFYLLSLVFKGSGDIKKSFEAVGYGYLPLVVGYLLSSLAIIYYAPSFVFPQVDLTTPAGAEALNQVIASSPMTMISSILGILFMLWAANIWIFGMRYARSLTLRNAAITVGVPVGIYIIFQISALGVL; encoded by the coding sequence ATGAGTCACTGGATTGTCGACCTCCTCCTCAACCCTGATACCTTCTTCAGGGAGCGGGAGGGGCATGAGGCAGGACTGAAGTTCCCCTTGCTGTTTGTCCTGCTGGCCGGACTTGCTGCGGCGCCTGGAGCATATGTGGTAGCCGGGATGACCGGGCCGCTTCTTCCCCCGGAGGCGCAGTCATATCTCGGGATTGTCATGGCTATTGCGGTAGTCGCAGCGTTTTTCTCCACGATTATCTTCTATATCGTGTTCGTGATCGTTTTTTATCTACTCTCCCTGGTTTTCAAGGGCAGCGGCGATATAAAGAAGAGTTTTGAAGCGGTGGGCTATGGATATCTCCCGCTGGTCGTCGGGTACCTGCTCTCGTCCCTGGCCATCATCTATTATGCTCCGTCTTTTGTGTTCCCACAGGTCGATCTGACCACTCCGGCGGGAGCGGAGGCATTGAATCAGGTGATCGCCAGTTCGCCGATGACGATGATCTCTTCTATTCTCGGGATCCTCTTCATGCTCTGGGCCGCGAACATCTGGATCTTCGGGATGCGGTATGCACGCTCCCTCACCCTCCGCAACGCCGCCATCACCGTCGGGGTGCCGGTGGGCATATATATCATCTTTCAGATAAGTGCGCTGGGAGTTCTCTAA